A single Methanocaldococcus bathoardescens DNA region contains:
- a CDS encoding EhaG family protein, producing the protein MENIIYSIYHPTVLVGFAIGILSLFAIGFQKDDLHALILTDVIECAMLIIIAGVGTDLAEALILPGLVVSLAELLAVSEVLITRKYLKSKRPKPRSYRLFEEFKLPLHTGELKYNIEMEVLKTAPRFLAIVLIIYGAILSGFTGGAVIATGLLFYALSKRALGLEISEELKTMWEGISGLSGIAWALWVIGFLGFFVFPDKWLLCLLMAGLGLVIKVGSKLGLIGYIGEVK; encoded by the coding sequence ATGGAGAATATCATCTACAGCATATATCATCCGACGGTATTGGTTGGATTTGCCATTGGGATTCTGTCATTATTTGCCATTGGATTCCAAAAGGATGATTTGCATGCTTTAATATTGACTGATGTTATTGAATGTGCAATGCTTATAATTATAGCTGGAGTTGGCACTGATTTAGCCGAAGCATTAATTTTACCAGGTTTAGTTGTTAGCTTAGCTGAGCTTTTAGCAGTTTCAGAAGTTTTGATAACAAGGAAGTATCTAAAATCAAAAAGACCTAAGCCAAGAAGCTATAGGTTGTTTGAAGAATTTAAACTTCCTCTACATACTGGAGAGCTAAAATACAACATTGAGATGGAGGTTTTAAAAACTGCTCCAAGATTTTTAGCTATAGTTTTGATTATTTATGGGGCTATATTAAGTGGATTTACCGGAGGGGCAGTTATAGCTACTGGATTGTTGTTTTATGCGTTATCTAAGAGGGCTTTGGGTTTAGAGATTTCAGAGGAATTAAAAACTATGTGGGAAGGGATATCAGGGCTATCAGGAATTGCATGGGCTTTGTGGGTTATAGGATTTTTAGGTTTCTTTGTATTTCCAGATAAGTGGCTTCTCTGCCTATTAATGGCTGGTTTGGGTTTAGTTATAAAGGTTGGCTCTAAATTAGGACTTATTGGCTATATAGGTGAAGTAAAATGA
- a CDS encoding membrane protein: MIESITGYLFGIVPLGDIVFGFSEFSIIGFITAVIFTIIVYLTNPEKQLEAQKFRVEDKLEVVSLKELKIRRMMAIVCGIATAGAMLTCDLFDYALFLTLVGIANIGIVSAVKREWVLTASYQYGLIAIIATLPLFGSAGIILAKTGTLSIFELPKTQTSLLFEKIMFAAGMAGETGIAPFYAAKAEMFRAPGSPYILMIHLSSLLLIVRTVEILLTI; the protein is encoded by the coding sequence ATGATTGAATCAATAACTGGCTATCTGTTTGGTATTGTTCCATTGGGTGATATTGTATTTGGCTTTTCGGAATTTTCCATTATTGGATTCATTACTGCAGTGATATTTACCATCATAGTTTATCTAACAAATCCAGAAAAGCAGTTAGAAGCTCAAAAATTTAGAGTTGAAGATAAATTAGAAGTTGTTTCCCTAAAAGAATTAAAAATTAGAAGGATGATGGCTATAGTTTGTGGAATAGCCACTGCTGGAGCTATGCTTACATGCGATTTGTTTGATTATGCTTTATTCTTAACATTAGTTGGAATTGCAAATATTGGGATTGTTTCAGCAGTTAAAAGGGAGTGGGTTTTGACTGCAAGTTATCAGTATGGGCTTATAGCAATAATTGCTACTCTTCCATTATTTGGCTCTGCAGGGATAATATTGGCTAAAACAGGAACATTATCAATATTCGAATTACCAAAAACTCAAACATCTTTATTATTTGAAAAAATTATGTTTGCAGCTGGAATGGCTGGAGAAACAGGGATAGCTCCTTTCTATGCAGCTAAAGCAGAGATGTTTAGAGCCCCCGGCTCTCCTTATATATTGATGATACATCTTTCCTCTTTATTGTTGATTGTAAGAACTGTTGAGATTCTATTGACAATTTAA
- a CDS encoding respiratory chain complex I subunit 1 family protein, producing the protein MDTSLIGTINLTIHAFLVGSLLLGLHRKIMARIQGRPGPPIIQYLLHTLKFYVKEVTFPITAGNPLYIFVALLDIAIWLAALIIAIDFKSSLLIIIGIYVLQKIVEHGCGLSSGSPYGKLGGVRSVFSAAAEVPLFAVVAAIYLTTHSVLISDILSYQEINGSLLFKMPICAFAFFVLLVSKTPNSPFGIVKGKDIVSGYMTEHYGLLGSIIYIADAIAYFVLLWLFIAVFIGPSVINDPILTLATMVIMTVILAFINGLTPLLAPHHSVMLQMTIAGIVLCDVLYRLITGG; encoded by the coding sequence ATGGACACATCACTTATTGGAACTATAAATCTAACAATTCATGCATTTCTTGTTGGTTCTCTATTACTTGGATTGCATAGAAAGATAATGGCGAGAATTCAGGGGAGACCTGGCCCACCAATAATTCAATACCTACTGCACACTCTAAAATTCTATGTAAAAGAAGTGACTTTCCCAATAACTGCTGGAAATCCACTCTATATATTTGTAGCTTTGTTAGATATTGCTATTTGGTTAGCTGCATTAATTATAGCTATTGATTTCAAATCATCCCTACTCATAATTATAGGAATCTATGTATTGCAAAAGATTGTTGAGCATGGTTGTGGTTTATCTTCTGGTTCACCTTATGGAAAATTGGGGGGAGTTAGAAGCGTCTTCTCAGCAGCTGCAGAAGTCCCTTTATTTGCTGTTGTAGCGGCCATATATTTAACAACACATTCAGTTTTAATTTCAGATATATTGAGTTATCAGGAAATAAACGGCAGTTTGCTGTTTAAAATGCCAATTTGTGCATTTGCGTTCTTTGTACTGCTTGTTTCAAAAACACCAAATAGTCCATTTGGGATAGTTAAGGGTAAAGATATTGTTAGTGGATATATGACAGAACATTATGGATTGTTGGGCTCTATAATCTATATTGCAGATGCAATAGCTTATTTCGTATTACTTTGGTTGTTTATAGCTGTATTTATTGGCCCTTCAGTAATAAACGACCCAATATTGACATTGGCTACAATGGTAATAATGACAGTAATTTTGGCGTTTATTAATGGGCTAACACCATTATTAGCTCCACACCATTCAGTTATGCTTCAAATGACAATTGCAGGAATTGTATTGTGTGATGTTTTATACAGATTAATAACCGGGGGATAA
- a CDS encoding energy-converting hydrogenase subunit EhaL family protein, with protein MSLFELNLAIILFIIGNFIGLEYSYRKYTSPYVEKKIDKIALALSILGGILINSPLYMLGYLLIGFPLGMRSGYGRIEFIVGLIIAVFLYLLLRW; from the coding sequence ATGTCGTTATTTGAGTTAAATTTGGCTATAATATTGTTTATCATTGGAAACTTTATTGGATTGGAATATAGCTATAGAAAATACACTTCCCCTTATGTAGAAAAAAAGATTGACAAAATTGCATTAGCTTTATCAATACTTGGTGGGATTTTAATTAATTCTCCGTTGTATATGCTTGGATATTTATTAATTGGATTTCCTTTAGGAATGAGGTCAGGATATGGAAGAATTGAGTTTATTGTAGGATTGATTATAGCAGTGTTCCTTTATCTTTTATTGAGGTGGTAG
- a CDS encoding DUF1959 family protein — protein sequence MVETVDIDKKYVENSLKQKINVLKDNRFLMDDVFIPIAKALKIDVDEVVEIFAKKLDFASCYELHAYAEQARMGCLGRKVDIDLGLCWLSDFFGLIKKEEADLIRKKVVESHLLYKKPYKEALEEGRKLIIKLLRDEE from the coding sequence ATGGTTGAAACAGTTGATATTGACAAAAAATATGTTGAAAATTCATTAAAACAAAAAATAAACGTTCTTAAGGATAATAGGTTTTTGATGGATGATGTATTTATCCCAATAGCTAAAGCATTAAAAATTGATGTTGATGAAGTTGTTGAGATATTCGCCAAAAAGTTGGATTTTGCTTCTTGCTATGAGTTGCATGCCTATGCAGAGCAGGCAAGGATGGGTTGTTTGGGAAGGAAAGTAGATATTGATTTAGGTTTATGCTGGCTCAGTGATTTCTTTGGATTAATAAAAAAGGAAGAGGCAGATTTAATTAGGAAAAAGGTAGTTGAAAGCCATTTATTGTATAAAAAACCATATAAAGAGGCTTTGGAGGAAGGAAGAAAGTTAATTATCAAATTATTGAGGGATGAAGAATGA
- a CDS encoding NADH-quinone oxidoreductase subunit B family protein, whose protein sequence is MIKEFFRKRSIHVCVVNTGGCNGCDIEIVSCLAPRYDIEQYGIYVHNNPREADVLLITGPVTLQWAERLKEIYEKTPEPKVVVAVGACALSGGIFKEGHVVGGVHKVIPVDAKIPGCPPRPSEIIEAVLKVAPKAIAMREKKLKNKDE, encoded by the coding sequence ATGATAAAAGAATTCTTCAGAAAAAGGTCAATACATGTGTGTGTTGTCAATACTGGGGGATGTAATGGATGTGATATTGAAATCGTCTCTTGCTTAGCCCCGAGGTATGATATTGAGCAGTATGGGATTTATGTTCATAACAACCCAAGAGAAGCTGATGTTCTGCTTATTACAGGGCCTGTAACTTTACAATGGGCAGAAAGATTGAAGGAGATTTATGAAAAAACACCAGAACCAAAAGTAGTTGTTGCTGTTGGGGCATGTGCTTTAAGTGGAGGGATTTTTAAGGAAGGGCATGTTGTTGGAGGAGTTCATAAAGTTATCCCAGTAGATGCAAAAATTCCAGGCTGTCCACCAAGACCTTCTGAGATTATTGAAGCAGTATTAAAAGTTGCACCAAAAGCAATAGCAATGAGAGAGAAAAAACTAAAAAACAAAGATGAGTGA
- a CDS encoding hydrogenase large subunit: MATIPIGPIHPILKEPLRIKLVLDGEKPVDAEIEMGYVHRGIEKIMEGKHCHKGIHLAERVCGICSYIHTMTFAECIEHISKIEVPDKARYLRVVTCELERIHSHLIASAVYNFAIEHETLGMWLLNVREIIMDLLEMITGNRVNMGYNVIGGVRRDINREMVDEIYKKLDIFEDEIKNIIEVFETGPLIALRSKGIAILPYHEIMRTRAVGPVCRGSGLPESDWRLRHPTYQELKFKPVWRKEGDNFARMMVRHEEIIESIRLIREALELYEECSGDVRVKAEIKGGEGEWRNEAHRGEVTYRIEVTDGGIIKRIMIRTPTVMNLEAYKYMLKTCPTVADALSAYASIDPCVSCTERSIVAIKDGKEIPLKFGLKL, encoded by the coding sequence ATGGCAACAATTCCTATAGGGCCAATTCATCCAATATTAAAAGAGCCGTTGAGAATTAAACTTGTTTTAGATGGAGAAAAACCCGTTGATGCTGAAATTGAGATGGGTTATGTGCATAGAGGTATAGAAAAAATTATGGAAGGGAAACACTGCCATAAAGGGATACATTTAGCTGAAAGAGTTTGTGGAATCTGCTCTTACATTCATACAATGACATTTGCTGAATGTATTGAGCATATATCAAAGATAGAGGTTCCTGATAAGGCAAGGTATTTGAGAGTTGTTACATGCGAATTAGAAAGAATACATAGTCATTTAATAGCTTCTGCAGTGTATAACTTCGCTATTGAACATGAAACACTTGGTATGTGGCTTTTGAATGTTAGGGAAATAATTATGGATTTATTGGAAATGATTACTGGGAATAGGGTTAATATGGGTTATAATGTGATTGGTGGGGTTAGGAGAGATATAAATAGAGAGATGGTTGATGAGATTTACAAAAAACTTGATATCTTTGAAGATGAAATAAAAAATATTATTGAAGTATTTGAAACAGGCCCATTAATTGCTTTGAGAAGTAAAGGAATTGCTATACTGCCATATCACGAAATTATGAGAACAAGGGCTGTGGGACCAGTTTGTAGAGGTTCTGGACTGCCAGAAAGTGATTGGAGATTAAGACATCCAACATATCAAGAACTTAAATTTAAGCCAGTGTGGAGAAAAGAAGGAGATAATTTTGCAAGGATGATGGTAAGGCATGAGGAGATTATAGAAAGTATTAGGTTGATTAGGGAAGCTTTAGAACTCTATGAAGAATGCTCAGGAGATGTTAGAGTTAAGGCAGAGATTAAAGGAGGAGAAGGGGAGTGGAGAAATGAAGCACATAGAGGGGAAGTAACATATAGAATAGAGGTTACTGATGGAGGAATAATAAAAAGAATAATGATTAGAACGCCAACTGTGATGAACTTGGAAGCTTACAAATATATGCTAAAAACCTGCCCAACAGTAGCTGATGCTTTATCTGCTTATGCAAGTATCGACCCCTGTGTTTCATGCACAGAAAGAAGTATCGTTGCTATAAAAGATGGTAAGGAAATTCCATTAAAATTTGGATTAAAACTTTAA
- a CDS encoding 4Fe-4S binding protein: MASSLWYLYEFARKKWIKRFIDAKSDKSSYIPPERYRKIPPIIKFPERCISCEACKESCPAFAIEMIYNESYNKKLPEIDDGSCVACANCIEACPTGVLEMDKHRVETEGLFFDISKYNNLIIDEEVCVRCGNCERACPINVIERKEGKYVIDMASCISCKECIKACPIENAIVVVDEKTLKEKIDKAFEIKNKKIAGKLEIKENAIEEVPHIVNSLCITCGACKDVCVGEIDLTEKKVIECVRCGLCIDVCPTTAIRVYVPIIPKKRDICYVIDEDLCIGCRICQKVCEVNAINISRETKLPYIVPESCISCGVCERECPVGAIKVVKPEEAKEAVKVRIIEDKIIESIEADLMLYTEKYGKVKEEIENLSLKKLKEELKRRVYEENKRIKEMKRELYDKGNNS, encoded by the coding sequence ATGGCATCCTCATTATGGTATCTTTATGAATTTGCAAGAAAAAAATGGATTAAGAGATTTATTGATGCAAAATCAGATAAGAGCTCTTATATCCCACCAGAAAGGTATAGAAAAATCCCCCCAATTATTAAATTTCCTGAAAGATGTATATCCTGTGAAGCCTGTAAAGAGAGTTGTCCTGCTTTTGCAATTGAAATGATATACAACGAGAGTTACAATAAAAAACTTCCAGAAATTGACGATGGCTCATGTGTTGCATGTGCTAACTGTATTGAAGCCTGTCCAACAGGAGTCTTAGAAATGGATAAGCATAGGGTTGAAACAGAAGGATTGTTTTTTGATATATCTAAATATAACAACCTTATAATTGACGAAGAAGTGTGTGTTAGATGTGGGAATTGTGAAAGAGCTTGCCCAATCAATGTAATTGAGCGTAAAGAAGGGAAGTATGTAATAGATATGGCTTCATGTATTTCATGTAAGGAATGTATTAAAGCCTGTCCAATTGAAAATGCTATAGTTGTTGTTGACGAAAAAACCTTAAAAGAAAAAATAGACAAAGCCTTTGAAATTAAAAACAAAAAAATTGCTGGAAAGTTGGAGATTAAAGAGAATGCCATTGAAGAAGTTCCACACATAGTTAATAGTTTATGTATAACTTGTGGAGCTTGTAAGGATGTGTGTGTAGGAGAGATTGATTTGACAGAGAAAAAAGTTATTGAGTGTGTGAGATGTGGATTATGTATAGATGTCTGCCCAACAACTGCTATAAGAGTATATGTTCCAATTATTCCAAAGAAAAGAGATATTTGCTATGTTATTGATGAAGATTTATGTATTGGATGTAGAATCTGCCAGAAAGTGTGTGAGGTTAATGCAATTAACATTAGCAGAGAAACAAAACTGCCTTACATTGTGCCAGAATCATGTATTAGTTGTGGAGTATGTGAGAGAGAATGTCCTGTTGGAGCTATAAAGGTTGTTAAACCAGAAGAAGCTAAGGAAGCTGTTAAAGTTAGAATAATAGAAGATAAGATAATCGAGAGTATTGAGGCAGATTTAATGCTATACACTGAGAAGTATGGAAAGGTTAAGGAAGAGATTGAGAACTTATCCCTCAAAAAGTTGAAGGAAGAATTAAAGAGAAGAGTTTATGAAGAAAACAAAAGAATAAAGGAAATGAAGAGGGAGTTGTATGATAAAGGAAATAATAGCTAA